From one Methanosarcinales archaeon genomic stretch:
- a CDS encoding undecaprenyl diphosphate synthase family protein: MDSIPGHIVLIITESDLIEIDSLDRIMDFVGWCEENNIHILTIYVSMIDLDAAISSKVYDELLEQLTLKLRNIYATIDLFSVNGEIINIKTSEKSKLLINVSMGYGGKKELTKAFKDIMQKVDSRELNPEDINESVIENHLLFNDEPDLVIRSGGKLLTDFLIWQSVYSEIYFTDVSWIQLRKLDFLRAIRDFQKRQRRFGK; the protein is encoded by the coding sequence ATGGATTCAATTCCAGGGCATATAGTATTGATTATTACAGAGAGTGATCTAATTGAAATCGATTCTCTGGATCGGATAATGGACTTTGTTGGATGGTGTGAGGAAAATAATATCCATATCCTGACAATCTATGTTAGCATGATAGACCTGGATGCAGCAATATCGAGCAAGGTATACGATGAACTTTTAGAACAACTCACTCTTAAGTTAAGAAATATTTATGCAACAATTGATCTATTCTCTGTTAATGGGGAAATAATAAATATCAAAACTTCTGAAAAATCCAAACTGCTTATCAATGTGTCTATGGGATATGGTGGAAAAAAAGAACTGACAAAAGCCTTTAAAGATATCATGCAAAAAGTGGATTCAAGAGAACTTAACCCAGAGGATATAAATGAATCTGTTATTGAAAATCATCTTCTTTTCAATGACGAACCCGATCTGGTGATACGCTCAGGTGGCAAACTTCTTACAGATTTCCTGATCTGGCAATCAGTTTATTCAGAAATATATTTCACTGACGTAAGCTGGATCCAGCTTCGAAAACTTGATTTTTTAAGGGCAATCAGGGATTTCCAGAAGCGTCAGAGAAGGTTCGGAAAATAA
- a CDS encoding DUF128 domain-containing protein: MSKTTFRTIPGEQIIFTVSRIEDLIYGVTFDPLSNSGKIVTNISLIDTDQMDDIIPIFRDVMYSGLTVSPLIKILKPGETFDSYKIPKDKHGIATVCSITVDGVLLKHGVPVKPRFGGLVEIKNGEPIRFTDLVMYHSTTIDPLEILMSQSLTSVSEMITSGSGKILANLREITITARDVVEEVLDDMVAVGFSGIMEVGEPNTDILGVAVDRDHFGVAVIGGTNPMAVAQEQGYNIETHAMSTLMDIKEMTPIN, from the coding sequence ATGTCAAAAACAACATTTAGAACGATTCCAGGCGAACAAATCATATTTACCGTCTCGCGTATTGAAGATTTGATTTATGGTGTAACATTCGACCCTTTATCGAATTCTGGTAAGATCGTTACTAATATTTCCCTTATAGATACAGATCAAATGGATGATATAATTCCCATATTCCGCGATGTGATGTACAGTGGTTTAACAGTTAGTCCATTAATAAAAATCCTCAAACCTGGTGAGACATTTGATTCCTACAAAATACCAAAAGATAAACATGGGATTGCTACGGTCTGCAGTATCACAGTTGACGGTGTGTTATTGAAACACGGTGTACCTGTAAAACCCAGGTTCGGAGGATTAGTAGAAATTAAAAATGGTGAACCGATCCGTTTTACCGATCTGGTTATGTACCACAGCACCACCATCGATCCATTAGAAATTCTTATGTCTCAATCCCTAACCTCGGTAAGTGAAATGATTACAAGCGGTTCAGGCAAGATACTTGCCAATCTCAGGGAAATTACCATTACTGCAAGGGATGTGGTAGAAGAAGTGTTGGATGATATGGTAGCTGTTGGTTTTAGTGGTATTATGGAAGTAGGGGAGCCTAATACCGATATTTTAGGTGTGGCTGTTGATAGAGATCATTTTGGTGTAGCTGTAATTGGTGGTACTAATCCTATGGCAGTGGCCCAGGAACAAGGATATAATATAGAAACCCATGCCATGTCAACCCTTATGGACATAAAGGAAATGACACCTATAAACTAG